In Bombus huntii isolate Logan2020A chromosome 9, iyBomHunt1.1, whole genome shotgun sequence, a single window of DNA contains:
- the LOC126869186 gene encoding proto-oncogene tyrosine-protein kinase ROS → MLATGLCAFLKVLAMAGSVSALLPEDFEDPAAPANLQEECASKCPDLDLNQNRTDDSSSEVGCGIRCKIDQCTKGCGAWQRALDTSCQAVCNGTQELLPPKELYCVLGCHDALNRYFQQLKAEIGIPSAPALVADSLTATSLRLEWKGIDIERRGGGISYLVQWRYEELAETWQYCRNQSWGEDDQILVENLQPYTKYRFRVALLLKSSQHNPEPIVSAPSVVIRTLAAGLPTSAPVIVRAVAVDSCRASVSWEPGPFPNGPLLSYVLRLQGADHSQLKDIPASENTDHYMFQNLEPNKNYSISVTMRNGVGEGPPAVTCVMTTPEPAVKDTQQPILILGGQHVVMKQDADMLDDPSVVYENTSTIRGVAIHVASARLFISDSLGYVYRTSITKRTKPTVILSPSQANFKPLSLSVDWLNLHLYILGEVKHATTVWQIARCNLDGRGLTVAVAGFLTRPTHIEVDPYNGYLFWVTRGGLYRLDLADISNGVKHEVQPYLILEDANLGAFTVDHTNFRLLVPHHIQNTVISVSLDGREVINLRANTQQPRFKNVVSLAMANGLFYWTNGEEVLIEGYHSGQNRYFHNAYPDRSNGSFVSVNVLMDASQPVPVPVNPPTGVQAVLGVERAKVSWQAPHLLGGQGKGAWQNWSYELEIKDESTGETIHQKDIAGSSHTVHNLREKSEYSIKAAAYTSAGRGPWSTEFRGRTLRDGSHASILWSANEGLLRSDVTGENIDTLIYKAGLKETEVDYHIVDVSWYKDILYIVGNNSALYRYNITSHQKTKMNIHSVGSVAVDWISKKLYWANPKQQIITRANLNGSHQEPMSILAIVKELMIDSLEAYLYWSTGHAVEVARLNGQDRRYYHSDEIFNGKQVMGLTLDTENRYVYWIVRSYESGSIVYRAPTSERISMSHKIVPEKVSALQYPNMQGPLCYFSEHLLWLQDDRNAVIGDLSGQNTAIINGISLSGLHMVAVMDPALHQYPKNLTSETVAVLPNAVNYSSIRVEGSWRNFNISWDPVENINYGTVFYEVKFADYINTNSNPEITTETSMPYNNSEQILPYSVLEVTVKAFTYWETAHHTRKILRSPQSVPSQPTNPRAFIEFRKEPLSENVDIFAIFRWDQPEFTNGLITGYTVQCWFKENNVEMQICDQSLIPSTLLEHTVQDLLPNTTYYFQVRAHTEIGAGPYTDVISVSTIYENPIPQLLVATMDAVRISDLDQEMNYTVTRHIAVEVTYLAAESKIYWINEMQELVTSDLDGANATKILTLNNSAFSITVDWVARHLYWSESSYRENGGCIMKLDLTMWQAGILKYENIVTTSRRIVNLDILPSTGSLYWIEQTKKDGGVIMRSNLSGGDIQPFFDHIDDCSCPYRPSVIPVMTIDSTDYQKPVMYWISLEGHLNSADIDGCKCNLIVSAGFNKGLPARSLTVDKMNIYWSNIPEDQIYFVNKKYPDDEEIKHFYLPSVRSIKALGKSLQTYPITNCLIPRQDSYNVEEARKTASSITVRLPEPIPRFGCEGYSLPTTLYTIYVSQCLENDPNMCEDSDRTKLQTYEKEYEIKDLKPFTKYRLKLALSNYYADSESMSLEFDSGVVLRTEAGAPTAPENVTVEALTPTLAIVYWMPPKILNAAAVRYEVHWRLVRLINGARQKGEQFIKGTERTTDGRFFTMLEPWLPDQEYLVFVRAYPAHVNDVYSESPGQVVKMYPEPNNLTLTGVSVNSLNVSWVPTVDLMVKYTLEYKDVAVENWQEANDFTMENDKVTYFIKKLQPRTLYKFHLLLRYPNYKKDFVWPTDGRFTFQTLGDVPSAPGMPTVTTLRNSVYQLNWEPAQAHGSQITLYRVEGMKINEINEQIDSAGNASWKLYYNGTDNYWIITGDMDDKYRFRIQARNAYGFGSWSRSSPIIDLTEATGGILADQRQIGLVLGLFVTVITFIICFCYFRCLYRQCKDDKTAVLPPLVSDVELATLREIPRGNFVQSNALYASTLQNDPDDSTLPKIRREQITLAKFLGSGAFGEVFQGNAKDLERPGVTPVAIKTLRKGASAQEKTEFLQEARLMSHFRHKHVLRLLGVCLDTDPPLLVLELMEAGDLLSYLRASRSLQPSDPHALRLQDLLAMCEDVARGCRYLEELHFVHRDLACRNCLVSARDRENRVVKIGDFGLARDIYKNDYYRKEGEGLLPVRWMAPESLVDGVFTSQSDVWAFGVLMWEITSLGQQPYPARTNIEVLHHVRAGGRLPKSLNCPPALHQLMLRCWSVADARPSFKVCLENIVSLRSTIEDAQLNPVHAGHYLARRGNSWKSSSSEGSRDMQPFLQNSHNATLTSQSNEIPKYLELLADNEDIMPRENSTNGYEVPRSIHISDQNVANMNKSSTNVDVKSNLHSDAPQEHKDASNDAKEQPERKCDKRSSISSLNLPERKRASITSMTEKCNTLDSSKLTNPTIKAILKRDSFTSLTDQRKNKRNVTERRESELSLEGRSSSSLSSNISLAPPTRPSSSLISSQNVLPLKNGVIGGTGESNDNNVTKNALPKIQRTHSNLQNGKANIPLVINSALLNLLRQTPVVEDSNNIVTYTNINTDAVRVNGS, encoded by the exons ATGTTAGCAACGGGATTATGTGCATTTCTGAAGGTGTTGGCGATGGCGGGAAGCGTCTCGGCGCTTCTGCCAGAAGACTTCGAAGATCCAGCTGCTCCAGCCAACCTGCAAGAAGAATGTGCCTCGAAATGCCCGGATCTCGATTTAAATCAG AATCGAACGGACGACTCGAGCTCGGAGGTGGGATGTGGCATACGATGCAAGATCGACCAG TGCACAAAAGGCTGCGGAGCGTGGCAACGAGCACTCGACACGAGCTGTCAAGCCGTCTGC AATGGAACGCAAGAATTGCTACCACCCAAAGAATTGTACTGTGTCCTGGGTTGTCACGACGCGCTGAACCGTTACTTTCAACAACTAAAAG CGGAAATAGGTATTCCATCGGCGCCAGCTTTGGTAGCGGACTCGCTAACCGCAACTTCCCTACGACTCGAATGGAAAGGAATAGACATCGAAAGACGCGGCGGAGGCATATCGTACTTAGTGCAATGGAGGTACGAGGAACTGGCTGAGACCTGGCAATATTGTAGAAATCAATCGTGGGGAGAGGACGATCAGATTTTAGTCGAAAATTTGCAACCTTACACGAAATATAGG TTTCGCGTAGCGTTACTGTTAAAATCGTCTCAACACAATCCGGAGCCTATCGTTTCCGCTCCGAGCGTCGTGATACGAACGTTGGCTGCCGGTTTACCAACCTCAGCACCGGTAATTGTAAGAGCGGTAGCGGTAGACAGCTGCCGCGCCTCTGTGTCTTGGGAACCGGGCCCTTTCCCGAATGGGCCACTTTTGTCTTATGTCCTGCGTCTGCAAGGGGCTGATCACTCCCAGCTTAAG GATATACCAGCCTCCGAAAACACGGACCACTACATGTTCCAAAATCTCGAGCCTAATAAGAATTATTCCATTAGCGTGACCATGAGGAACGGGGTTGGAGAGGGACCACCTGCGGTAACTTGCGTCATGACCACTCCAGAACCGGCTG TGAAAGACACGCAACAACCTATTTTAATTCTCGGAGGTCAGCACGTGGTTATGAAACAAGATGCGGACATGTTGGACGATCCTAGCGTGGTTTACGAAAATACGAGCACGATTCGAGGAGTGGCGATTcacgtggcttccgctcggCTCTTCATTTCCGATTCATTAGGATACGTGTACAGAACGTCCAtcacgaaacgaacgaaaccaACGGTGATACTCAGCCCGAGCCAGGCGAACTTTAAACCTCTGAGTTTATCGGTCGATTGGCTGAACCTTCACTTGTACATTCTGGGCGAGGTGAAACACGCGACAACGGTTTGGCAGATTGCTAGATGCAATCTGGACGGAAGAGGTTTGACAGTGGCCGTGGCTGGCTTCTTGACGCGACCCACGCACATCGAGGTAGACCCGTACAATGGTTACTTATTCTGGGTCACCAGGGGCGGTTTGTACCGATTGGATCTGGCTGACATAAGCAACGGAGTGAAGCACGAG GTTCAGCCATATTTAATTCTAGAAGACGCTAATTTAGGAGCGTTCACCGTCGATCACACCAACTTCCGTCTTCTCGTTCCCCATCACATCCAAAATACTGTAATATCTGTCTCTCTGGATGGTCGTGAAGTTATAAATCTTCGCGCCAACACGCAGCAACCAAGATTCAAGAACGTGGTCTCGTTAGCCATGGCGAACGGCTTGTTTTATTGGACGAACGGGGAAGAGGTATTGATAGAGGGATATCACTCGGGACAAAACAGATATTTTCACAATGCTTACCCCGATAG GTCGAACGGTTCGTTTGTCAGTGTCAATGTACTTATGGACGCGAGCCAACCAGTTCCTGTCCCCGTGAATCCTCCTACGGGCGTGCAAGCTGTCCTTGGTGTGGAGAGGGCGAAAGTTTCTTGGCAGGCGCCTCATTTATTGGGCGGCCAGGGTAAAGGAGCCTGGCAAAATTGGTCTTACGAATTGGAGATCAAAGACGAATCTACCGGAGAGACGATACATCAGAAGGATATCGCTGGATCGTCTCATACGGTGCACAATCTTCGAGAGAAATCAGAGTACTCGATTAAGGCGGCGGCTTACACGAGCGCTGGCAGAGGTCCCTGGTCAACCGAGTTCAGGGGTCGAACCTTGAG GGACGGATCACACGCATCCATTTTGTGGTCCGCAAACGAGGGTCTCCTAAGAAGCGACGTAACCGGAGAGAATATCGATACTTTGATCTATAAAGCGGGCTTGAAGGAGACAGAGGTTGATTATCACATCGTTGATGTCAGCTGGTACAAGGATATTCTGTACATCGTAGGAAACAATTCTGCGTTGTATCGGTACAATATTACGAGCCATCAAAAAACGAAGATGAATATCCACTCTGTCGGGAGCGTCGCTGTCGATTGGATATCGAAAAAATTGTACTGGGCTAATCCAAAGCaacaaatt ATAACAAGAGCAAATTTGAATGGATCTCATCAAGAGCCCATGTCGATTCTGGCCATCGTTAAAGAATTAATGATCGATTCTTTGGAAGCGTACCTGTATTGGTCAACAGGCCACGCCGTTGAAGTGGCTCGTTTAAACGGACAAGACAGAAGATACTATCATTCGGATGAAATATTTAACGGGAAACAAGTGATGGGGTTAACGCTGGACACAGAGAACAGATACGTTTATTGGATTGTCCGAAGCTACGAAAGTGGATCTATCGTTTATCGAGCGCCAACGTCCGAAAGAATTTCGATGAGTCACAAAATCGTGCCTGAGAAG GTCTCAGCACTGCAGTATCCAAACATGCAAGGCCCTTTATGCTACTTCTCGGAGCATCTTCTGTGGCTTCAAGACGACCGGAACGCGGTGATAGGCGATCTGTCTGGCCAAAACACGGCCATAATAAACGGTATCAGCTTGTCAGGCCTTCACATGGTGGCCGTAATGGATCCAGCGCTTCATCAATATCCAAAGAATCTTACATCAGAAACCGTAGCTGTATTACCAAACGCCGTAAACTATAGCAGTATTAGAGTAGAAGGCAGCTGGAGGAACTTTAACATATCCTGGGACCCGGTGGAGAATATCAATTATGGAACTGTCTTCTACGAAGTGAAATTCGCGGATTATATCAATACCAATTCGAATCCGGAGATAACGACGGAAACCTCGATGCCTTATAACAATTCCGAACAGATTTTGCCTTATTCGGTCCTGGAGGTGACTGTGAAAGCCTTCACGTATTGGGAAACGGcacaccatacaaggaagatACTGAGGTCGCCACAAAGCGTCCCCAGTCAGCCAACGAATCCTAGAGCGTTTATAGAGTTTCGTAAAGAACCACTGAGCGAAAATGTCGACATATTTGCGATATTCAG GTGGGATCAACCCGAGTTCACGAATGGTCTGATCACCGGATACACGGTTCAGTGTTGGTTTAAGGAGAACAACGTCGAGATGCAAATCTGCGATCAGTCGCTTATTCCATCCACGTTGTTAGAGCACACCGTTCAAGACCTGTTGCCAAACACGACGTATTACTTCCAAGTTCGAGCTCATACGGAAATTGGCGCTGGACCGTACACCGACGTGATCAGCGTTTCGACGATTTACGAAAATCCGATACCGCAATTGCTGGTCGCCACGATGGACGCGGTTCGAATATCCGATTTGGATCAGGAAATGAACTATACCGTTACTCGGCACATCGCGGTTGAAGTGACGTATCTGGCCGCGGAAAGCAAAATTTACTGGATCAACGAAATGCAGGAGTTGGTAACGTCGGACTTGGATGGGGCAAACGCTACTAAAATATTGACGTTGAACAACAGTGCATTTAGTATAACTGTCGATTGGGTGGCGAGACATCTTTACTGGTCCGAATCCAGCTATCGAGAAAACGGTGGATGTATCATGAAGTTAGATTTGACCATGTGGCAAGCTGGAATTCTTAAATACGAAAACATCGTTACGACGAGCAGACGTATCGTGAATCTTGATATATTACCATCTACCGG ATCGTTGTATTGGATAGAACAAACTAAGAAAGACGGTGGAGTAATAATGCGGTCGAATTTAAGCGGCGGTGATATTCAACCGTTCTTCGATCATATAGACGATTGTTCCTGTCCTTACAGGCCGTCCGTGATTCCTGTGATGACGATCGATAGCACCGATTATCAAAAACCAGTCATGTACTGGATTTCTTTGGAAGGTCACCTAAACAGCGCCGATATCGACGGATGTAAGTGCAATCTGATAGTAAGCGCAGGTTTCAACAAAGGATTACCAGCAAGATCGTTGACCGTCGACAAGATGAACATTTATTGGTCCAACATTCCGGAAgatcaaatttattttgtaaataaaaaatatcccGATGACGAGGAGATCAAACACTTTTATTTACCATCTGTACGAAGCATCAAAGCCCTTGGGAAGTCTCTGCAAACCTATCCGATCACCAACTGTTTGATTCCTCGTCAAGACTCCTACAACGTGGAAGAAGCGAGAAAAACAGCAAGTAGCATCACTGTGAGACTTCCCGAGCCGATTCCTCGATTTGGCTGCGAAGGATACAGCTTACCTACGACGCTATACACGATATACGTGTCTCAATGTCTAGAAAATGATCCAAACATGTGCGAGGACAGCGACAGAACAAAGTTGCAGACTTACGAGAAGGAATACGAAATAAAGGATTTGAAGCCTTTCACGAAATATAGACTGAAACTGGCTTTGAGTAATTATTACGCTGATTCGGAGTCGATGAGTTTAGAGTTTGATTCTGGTGTCGTGTTACGAACCGAAGCTGGCGCTCCTACAGCTCCGGAGAACGTAACCGTGGAAGCTCTGACACCAACTTTGGCTATCGTCTACTGGATGCCACCGAAGATATTAAATGCCGCAGCTGTACGATACGAGGTACATTGGAGATTGGTTCGATTAATAAACGGAGCACGACAAAAGGGAGAACAATTTATAAAAGGCACCGAACGCACAACCGATGGAAGATTCTTCACCATGTTGGAACCATGGCTACCCGATCAGGAGTATCTAGTGTTCGTTCGCGCTTATCCTGCCCACGTTAACGATGTATACAGCGAAAGTCCCGGTCAAGTAGTCAAGATGTATCCAGAACCTAATAATTTGACGTTAACCGGGGTTAGCGTGAATAGCTTGAACGTATCCTGGGTGCCAACAGTCGATTTGATGGTCAAATACACGTTGGAATACAAAGATGTTGCTGTAGAAAATTGGCAAGAGGCGAATGACTTTACGATGGAAAACGATAAAGTGACGtatttcatcaaaaaattACAACCACGAACTTTGTACAAATTTCATCTGCTTCTGAGATATCCAAATTACAAGAAAGATTTCGTGTGGCCAACAGATGGGAGGTTCACGTTTCAAACGTTAG GTGATGTACCGAGTGCTCCAGGTATGCCAACGGTAACCACACTCCGTAACTCTGTGTACCAATTGAATTGGGAACCAGCGCAAGCTCATGGCTCGCAGATCACGTTGTACCGTGTCGAGGGGATGAAGATCAATGAAATTAACGAGCAAATAGACTCCGCCGGGAACGCGAGCTGGAAGTTGTATTACAATGGGACGGACAATTATTGGATAATCACGGGAGACATGGACGACAAGTATCGGTTTCGTATTCAAGCTAGAAACGCGTACGGTTTCGGTAGTTGGAGCAGATCCAGCCCGATCATTGATTTAACTGAAGCCACCGGTGGAATATTAGCAGATCAACGACAAATTGGTTTAGTGTTGGGACTTTTCGTCACTGTTATCACTTTTATCATTTGCTTCTGTTATTTCCGTTGCC TGTACCGGCAATGCAAAGACGATAAAACGGCGGTTTTACCTCCGTTAGTGAGCGACGTCGAGTTAGCGACGCTTCGGGAGATACCACGCGGAAATTTCGTTCAATCGAACGCGTTGTACGCGTCTACCTTGCAGAACGATCCGGACGATTCTACGCTTCCTAAAATCAGAAGGGAACAGATTACCTTAGCAAAGTTTTTGGGTAGCGGAGCCTTTGGTGAA GTATTTCAAGGGAATGCGAAGGATTTGGAAAGACCAGGAGTTACGCCAGTTGCGATCAAAACGTTGCGAAAGGGTGCCTCGGCCCAGGAAAAGACAGAGTTCCTTCAAGAAGCTAGACTCATGAGTCATTTTCGACATAAACACGTGTTAAGACTTTTGGGAGTCTGTTTAGATACCGACCCACCGTTATTGGTGTTGGAACTGATGGAAGCTGGAGATTTACTGAGTTATTTAAGGGCGAGTCGATCTTTGCAACCATCGGATCCACACGCGTTACGTCTGCAAGATTTGCTCGCTATGTGCGAGGATGTGGCAAGGGGATGCCGTTATTTGGAGGAGCTCCATTTTGTACATAGAGATCTCGCGTGTAGAAATTGTTTGGTATCTGCCAGAGATCGAGAGAACCGTGTCGTTAAGATCGGTGACTTTGGACTGGCCAGAGATATATATAAGAACGATTATTATCGAAAA GAGGGAGAAGGATTACTTCCTGTTCGATGGATGGCACCTGAATCGTTAGTGGACGGTGTATTCACTTCACAGAGTGATGTCTGGGCATTTGGTGTATTAATGTGGGAAATCACGTCCTTGGGACAACAACCGTATCCTGCCAGAACAAATATCGAAGTATTACACCATGTACGCGCAGGTGGAAGGTTGCCCAAATCTCTAAATTGTCCACCTGCTTTACATCAGCTCATGTTGCGTTGTTGGAGCGTTGCCGATGCTAGGCCGAGCTTTAAAGTTTGCCTTGAAAATATAGTTAGTCTTCGAAGTACCATAGAGGATGCACAACTGAACCCGGTTCATGCTGGTCATTATTTAGCTAGAAGAG GGAATTCTTGGAAATCCAGCAGCTCAGAAGGCAGCCGAGATATGCAACCGTTCCTTCAGAATTCCCATAATGCGACACTTACATCACAATCGAATGAAATACCGAAATATTTAGAATTGTTAGCGGATAACGAAGATATCATGCCAAGGGAAAATTCAACAAACGGATACGAAGTGCCTCGGTCGATTCATATCTCCGATCAAAATGTAGCCAATATGAATAAATCTAGTACAAACGTAGATGTAAAGAGCAATTTGCATTCTGATGCGCCACAAGAACATAAAGATGCTTCGAATGATGCGAAAGAACAACCAGAAAGAAAGTGTGACAAGAGATCGTCGATATCTAGTTTGAATTTACCAGAACGTAAAAGAGCATCGATCACGAGCATGACTGAAAAATGTAACACTTTAGATAGTTCGAAATTAACTAATCCTACTATTAAAGCGATTTTAAAAAGAGATTCCTTCACATCATTGACTGATCAGCGGAAAAATAAGAGGAACGTAACCGAACGACGAGAATCGGAATTAAGTTTAGAAGGTAGAAGTTCTAGTTCTTTAAGCTCGAATATTAGTTTAGCGCCACCTACTCGACCTAGTTCATCGTTAATTAGTTCACAAAATGTTCTTCCATTAAAGAACGGCGTTATCGGAGGAACCGGCGAGTCAAACGATAATAACGTTACGAAGAACGCATTGCCAAAAATTCAAAGGACTCATTCCAATTTGCAAAATGGTAAAGCTAACATACCTTTGGTGATAAACAGTGCATTATTGAACTTATTGAGACAGACTCCAGTTGTCGAGGATAGTAACAATATAGTCACATACACGAACATAAATACGGATGCTGTTAGAGTAAACGGATCGTGA
- the LOC126869197 gene encoding cAMP-dependent protein kinase catalytic subunit 1-like, whose amino-acid sequence MNPERQRAFTEYKKILDELKTAFLERWKINKTDNVKLEDFDQFRTVGTGAFGRVILVKYKPTSTYYAMKILEKAKIVKMKQVEHTYNEKRILQCVRFPFVVYMEYCFKDNSYVYMVLPFINGGEMFTHLRRMGKFDESLARFYAAQVALALEYLHHCSLVYRDLKPENILIQNTGYIRVTDFGFCKMIDGRTWTLCGTPEYLAPEVILSKGYGKSVDWWSFGVLIYEMNAGYPPFYSRDPMKIYEKIVSGKYKFAHHFGGELRDILKNILQVDLTRRYGNLKGGSMDIKGHRWFQSTDWNQIYHQKIQPSFIPECSAPEDTSNFDLYAEESLKIATMDRYAKEFANF is encoded by the coding sequence ATGAATCCGGAACGGCAACGAGCTTTCACAGAGTACAAAAAGATACTGGACGAACTGAAGACAGCTTTCTTGGAAAGATGGAAGATTAACAAAACCGACAATGTCAAACTAGAAGATTTCGATCAATTTCGGACCGTGGGTACCGGCGCCTTCGGCCGTGTCATACTCGTGAAATATAAACCAACGTCCACGTACTACGCCATGAAGATCTTAGAGAAAGCAAAAATCGTGAAGATGAAGCAAGTCGAGCATACgtacaacgagaaaaggataCTACAGTGCGTGAGGTTCCCCTTTGTCGTCTATATGGAGTACTGTTTCAAAGACAATTCCTACGTATACATGGTGTTACCGTTTATCAACGGTGGCGAAATGTTCACGCATCTAAGACGAATGGGGAAGTTCGACGAATCTCTGGCGCGATTCTACGCCGCGCAAGTTGCTCTCGCGCTGGAATATCTTCATCACTGCAGCCTCGTTTACAGAGACTTGAAGCCGGAGAACATTTTAATTCAAAACACCGGCTACATCCGAGTGACAGACTTTGGCTTCTGTAAGATGATCGACGGTAGAACGTGGACTTTGTGCGGTACGCCTGAATATCTCGCACCAGAAGTAATCTTATCGAAAGGATACGGTAAATCCGTGGATTGGTGGAGCTTCGGTGTTTTGATCTACGAAATGAACGCTGGATATCCGCCGTTTTATTCGCGAGACCCGATGAAAATATACGAGAAGATCGTCTCTGGTAAGTACAAGTTCGCTCATCATTTTGGCGGAGAGCTGAGGGATATATTGAAAAACATACTGCAAGTGGATCTGACTAGGAGATACGGAAATCTGAAAGGTGGATCTATGGATATAAAAGGACACAGGTGGTTTCAATCGACCGATTGGAATCAGATATATCATCAGAAGATACAGCCTAGTTTCATACCGGAATGCTCGGCGCCGGAAGACACCAGCAATTTCGATTTGTACGCGGAAGAGTCGCTGAAAATAGCCACGATGGATCGTTACGCCAAGGAATTCGCCAACTTTTAA
- the LOC126869206 gene encoding prefoldin subunit 3, protein MEDGENKADVGLDKEKKSYAGIPEAEFVDDVDAFMARPENESADKVLQMLDENHGKYKFMEYNLFNKRRRLKAQIPDLERSLEMIKKLQQEKNKSKELETQFLLSEQVYAKAVIPPTDKVCLWLGANVMLEYTLDDAQEMLTKNIEAAKRNLGYVEHDLDFVRDQFTTTEVNMARIYNWEVKRRQAAKPT, encoded by the exons ATGGAAGACGGTGAAAATAAAGCGGACGTTGGGCTGGATAAAGAGAAAAAGTCGTACGCAGGAATACCGGAGGCCGAATTTGTA GACGATGTCGACGCTTTCATGGCAAGACCTGAAAATGAATCAGCAGACAAAGTACTGCAGATGTTGGACGAGAACCAtgggaaatataaatttatggaatataatttattcaatAAGAGAAGACGTCTGAAAGCTCAGATTCCAGATCTAGAGCGATCATtagaaatgattaaaaaattgcaGCAAGAGAAGAACAAGAGCAAAGAATTAGAGacacaatttttattatcggaACAAGTTTATGCAAAGGCTGTTATTCCTCCTACTGATAAAGTGTGCTTGTGGTTAGGAGCTAATGTTATGTTAGAATATACTTTAGATGATGCTCAAGAGATgttaacaaaaaatattgaagCAGCAAAGAGAAATCTAGGTTATGTTGAACATGATTTGGATTTTGTAAGAGATCAATTTACTACAACAGAAGTTAATATGGCACGTATTTATAATTGGGAAGTAAAACGCAGGCAAGCTGCTAAACCAACATGA
- the LOC126869212 gene encoding c-Myc-binding protein isoform X2, producing MPPDSKREEFRKYLERAGVMDALTKVLVSLYEEPEKPDDALEYIRQNLGGITEVDIEVQTLKKELEEAKAKITELKAKLVKYEADEGAE from the exons ATG cCACCTGATTCTAAAAGAGAGGAATTCAGAAAATATCTGGAAAGAGCAGGCGTTATGGATGCTCTTACAAAGGTGCTTGTGTCTTTATACGAAGAACCAGAAAAACCTGATGATGCTTTAGA ATACATTCGTCAAAATTTAGGAGGTATCACGGAAGTTGACATTGAAGTACAAACATTAAAGAAAGAACTGGAAGAAGCTAAAGCCAAGATCACAGAGTTAAAGGCAAAATTGGTGAAATACGAAGCAGACGAAGGAGCAGAATAA
- the LOC126869212 gene encoding c-Myc-binding protein isoform X1: protein MSNFKPPDSKREEFRKYLERAGVMDALTKVLVSLYEEPEKPDDALEYIRQNLGGITEVDIEVQTLKKELEEAKAKITELKAKLVKYEADEGAE, encoded by the exons ATGTCGAATTTCAAG cCACCTGATTCTAAAAGAGAGGAATTCAGAAAATATCTGGAAAGAGCAGGCGTTATGGATGCTCTTACAAAGGTGCTTGTGTCTTTATACGAAGAACCAGAAAAACCTGATGATGCTTTAGA ATACATTCGTCAAAATTTAGGAGGTATCACGGAAGTTGACATTGAAGTACAAACATTAAAGAAAGAACTGGAAGAAGCTAAAGCCAAGATCACAGAGTTAAAGGCAAAATTGGTGAAATACGAAGCAGACGAAGGAGCAGAATAA
- the LOC126869202 gene encoding transmembrane protein 267 → MFLGKRETFSRVVLTGAIGICSFIGDQGLKHGKTAATRAIFDNVTHAIVGGLTWAVILNLSKKSLAQNFSSIFWSFCLSSFIDVDHFIAACSWKLSDATHLEKRPFFHCTTLPITIWIMLSFYASVFNYPKLGYYSWIILASFLSHHIRDGTRRGLWFCPIGSTQPIPYYLYLSMSMMLPHMLQWLMVSSVHESKSLDNETLIDIV, encoded by the exons ATGTTTCTtggaaaaagagaaactttTTCACGGGTAGTGCTGACTGGTGCTATAGGTATCTGTTCGTTCATTGGTGATCAAGGTTTAAAACATGGAAAGACTGCTGCAACACGCGCGATTTTTGACAATGTCACTCACGCAATTGTCGGTGGGCTTACTTGGGCAGTTATCTTAAATTTGTCAAAGAAGTCTCTTGCCCAAAATTTTTCGAGTATTTTCTGGAGCTTCTGTTTGTCGTCTTTTATTGATGTAGATCATTTTATCGCAGCATGCAGTTGGAAGTTAAGT GATGCTACACATTTAGAAAAACGACCATTCTTTCATTGCACCACTCTTCCTATAACGATATGGATCATGCTAAGTTTCTACGCAAGtgtatttaattatccaaagcTCGGCTACTATTCATGGATAATATTGGCAAGTTTTTTAAGTCATCATATAAGAGATGGTACGAGAAGAGGCTTATGGTTTTGTCCTATTGGTTCTACGCAACCCATTCCATATTATCTATACTTAAGTATGAGTATGATGCTTCCTCATATGCTGCAATGGTTAATGGTATCATCTGTGCATGAATCTAAGTCTCTGGATAATGAAACATTAATTGATATTGTATAG
- the LOC126869211 gene encoding uncharacterized protein LOC126869211 translates to MGTDDLLLYFAIAAGIVGGALLLLFVLVFVLFVKVNRLSKDGFNHPNRQNMIADYCYTNPTIVPGELLSRRGFSMYSGSENIDDDYRMKRDQSGTYLEARSKF, encoded by the exons aTG GGAACCGATGACTTGTTGCTGTATTTTGCTATAGCAGCCGGTATTGTTGGTGGTGCTCTGTTGCTGCTCTTCGTTTTAGTGTTCGTACTGTTTGTCAAAGTGAatcgattatcgaaagatGG GTTCAATCATCCGAACAGACAGAACATGATAGCGGACTATTGTTACACGAATCCTACAATTGTGCCAGGAGAATTGCTATCGCGTCGAGGATTTTCGATGTATAGCGGTTCCGAAAACATTGACGATGATTACAGAATGAAGAGGGATCAATCTGGCACTTATCTCGAGGCACGGTCAAAATTTTGA